The Penaeus monodon isolate SGIC_2016 chromosome 13, NSTDA_Pmon_1, whole genome shotgun sequence genome contains a region encoding:
- the LOC119579917 gene encoding craniofacial development protein 2-like, producing MTRLKVNILGICETRWTGSGEFNSDNFRVLYLGGVKHERGVAMILDRESTKSLLGWWALSDRVMLIKLKGKQIDLSIIQVYAPTTASCEEEIDEFYDTLEKAKTQCKSTDVTIIIGALNAKVGNEADGETVGKLWTWRSPGDDVKNQIDYIAIKKRYRSAIKHSKAYPGADCEHAVAVQNRFNVLEDQGNAKWEAFKEALVSVAKELIPKREKKSKIKWMTNEILDRMRFRQEL from the exons ATGACACGACTGAAGGTAAATATCCTAGGAATATGTGAAACGCGGTGGACGGGCAGCGGTGAGTTCAACAGCGATAATTTCAGGGTGCTATATTTAGGTGGAGTAAAACACGAACGAGGAGTTGCTATGATACTGGACAGAGAAAGCACGAAGAGCTTGCTAGGATGGTGGGCTTTGTCAGATAGAGTCATGCTGATAAAGTtaaaaggtaaacaaatagatctcagcatcattcaggtatatgcacCAACGACTGCAAGTTGTGAAGAAGAGATCGATGAATTCTACGACACATTGGAGAAAGCTAAAACGCAATGCAAGTCTACGGATGTCACAATCATAATAGGGGCCCTAAATGCAAAGGTAGGAAACGAGGCAGATGGAGAAACAGTTGGAAA ATTATGGACATGGCGGAGCCCGGGAGACGATGTTAAGAACCAGATTGACTACATTGCTATCAAGAAACGGTATAGGAGTGCAATTAAGCACTCAAAGGCATACCCAGGAGCAGACTGTG AACATGCGGTGGCTGTGCAAAATCGATTTAATGTGCTTGAAGACCAAGGAAATGCTAAGTGGGAAGCATTTAAAGAGGCGCTGGTATCGGTAGCAAAAGAACTTATACCTAAACGTGAGAAAAAGTCAAAGATCAAGTGGATGACGAATGAGATCTTGGACAGAATGCGCTTCAGGCAAGAGCTTTAA